CCAGATGGAGAGAGAACGGCGTCTGCATAGAGGATCGATGCCAGCCAGCCGAGCCCAATAATGGTCGCCACTTGAGCGAATGGTGAAGTGTAGGCCAGCGCCGCCCATCCCTTGGCGATCGCATTCGGCGGGAGTGCCGCGATGAAGACCACCTGTACCAGCGTGTAGACGAGTGCTCCAAGGAGGATTGCCGTCAAGATTGCGCGTGGGACATCGCGCTGAGGGTTCTTTGCCTCGCCGGCCATGTCAACCGCCTGGCGGAATCCAAGGAGTGAGAAGATGATGCCACCCGAGGAGACGGCGATGAAGACTCCGGCAGTGCCATAGGGCATGAAGCCTGAGCCGTGCGCGGTCGTGGCCGTGTAGTTGCCCCAGTGCTTGGCGACAAACAAGATCACGATGATGGTCAGCGTCGGCGTGATGAACTTCAAGAAGGTGACCACGCTGTTGATCTTGGCAAAGACCTTGACCCCGTAGATGTTGATGGCGTAAAAGACGAGCAGGATGATGGCTTCGACCACGAAGTCCAGCGTCTTGTTGTTCTGGAACGAGGTGATGTAGTGTTCCGCATACTGCACAACCGCCTCCGCCTCGATTGCAGGCACGGCTGCATAACCCAAAAATGCACCCCAGCTCATGATGAAGCCCGCAAGCGAGCCGTGAGTGAAGTGCGGGAATCGAGTGATACCACCGGCCTCAGGTAGCATGCCCGAGAGTTCGGCGTAGACGAGTGCGATAAAGACCACGATGACGGCAGCGATAATCCATGCAAGAATGGCCGCTGGGCCTGCGTAGTTCGCTGCGTAGAGCACGCCGAAGAGCCAGCCAGAGCCGATGATCGCACCGAGCCCGGCGAAGCTGAGGTCGATGTACGACATTTCACGCCGTAGTCGGCCCCCTTCGGCAGGTTTACTTGTTTGCATTGAGTAGGTCCCCCTGTCTTCTCAGTCTGATCCATAGCTAATAGACGGGCCGATTCGACCCAATCGAAGGCAAATGACACTTCGATTGGGGCCAACTTAGTACAACCGCAGCATCGAAACCGGCATTTTCTGTAAATTCTCTGAGTTTGTGAGCGAGCAAGGTTTACGTGGCGTTGCTACACCAATCGATGACATGCGAGATGCATCGTACGACGTAGCGCTAGATGACCGTGACGCCGGCACGTTGTGCTATCGCTGATGGCTTCATCGGTCGGTCACTGACCGCCGGTTAGCCAAGAGAGCACCCCAGCCATCCCGGGCACCCCAGGTGCCCAGTATGGCACGGCACCCCAGGTGCCCAGTTATGTATGGGCGGTTGCGAGGATGACGATGAATGCAGTTGTCGATGCCTCGTTCTCAACGACTTGTTCTCGACGATGGACGACCCAGAGAGGTGGGGGTGATGTCCTCTATGTTTATGAGAACCACGGACTTTCACCCGCAGCCTGTCATAGACCTCGGTGCCCTGGCCGTGTTGGTGCTCGCGGTTGTGTTGAGCGCATCACGGCGTGTAGCCTTGGGCGAGATGCGAGATGCGAGATGCGAGATGCGAGATGCGAGATGCGAGATGCGAGATGCGAGACGAAGAAGGGAATAAGGTGGATCAAGCCGGCTTTTATGATGTCATCTTTGGGCGCCGAGATGTTCGGGGTCAGTTTAACGGTGAACCCCTGAATCCAGAGGTGCTCGGGAGGATACTGACTGCTGCCCACGCCGCCCCAAGCGTAGGGATGTCCCAGCCATGGGATTTCGTGCTGGTTGAAGCACTTCCAACGCGACAGGCATTCCATGAACACGTACAGAGTGAGCGCACCATCTTCGAAGCAAGCCTCGACGACGAAGCAAGGAAACGCTTCAGTAGGATCAAGATCGAAGGAATCCTAGATGCAAGCCTTGGTATCGTCGTCACCTACGATCCGGAACGGGGTTCCCCACACGTCCTTGGCCGTCATGCGATTGCTGACGCGGGGTTGTACTCGGTGTGTTTGGCGATCGAAAACCTCTGGTTGGCGGCTACAGCTGAGGAGGTCGGAGTAGGGTGGGTTTCGTTTTACCGAGAGGAATTTCTCGCTGAACTCATCGGCCTACCCGCTGGCCTGCGACCAGTGGCCTGGCTCTGTGTCGGCCCGGTCACACACTTTGAGAAGGTGCCCGATCTAGAGCGATTCCAGTGGCAAGCCCGTCGGCCACTAGAGCCACACCTGTTTGTCGATCGATTTGGAACGCCACTCAACGATAGTGAACTCATCGCGCTGCCGACGAAGCTAATGGCGTCTGACTAGGATCTTCTGGTCCCTACACAAGACCGGCACACACCGTTGCTTCGACAATCAAAATCAGGTCCTTGGCGGGCCCGCTGGCGCGTTAGAACTTCAGGCTCTCGAGCAACGCCTGCAACATCTCTCCCTTGCGTAAGTTCTCCGCAACCTTGTTGACGGCCGTGGTGATGCCATCGTCAAGCGGTTGCCCCTGATACAAGGTTCTCGAGAGGTTGTTGAGTCGATCCTGAACCTGCTGTTGCGCAAGAACAGATGAGAGATCAGATGTCGATGCGGCTGTTAGTAGCTCTCGTGTCGTAGCGATGCCACTGTCGAGCTCAAGCTGGTAGAGGGATTCGACGAAGCCTTCAAGGTCATCAATCGAGTTGGCTTGATCGACGAGGAGCGAAAGATAGAGAGCGAGCGCGCGCCCCGGAACTAGGAGATCGATCGCTTGCTGGTCGATTTCAGCCTGTGCCAAGTGCTCCCGGCGCTGGAGCCAGCTCGTGGGCAGCTCTTCGCGCGCACTCAAGTCGCGAGCAACCGTCTTCACCTGAGTCACAAGTTGGCTCAAGTTATCGGTATCAAAGAGTTTGTCGGGCTGGCTAAGCACGAGTCGCAGCTCAAGTGCAGAAGTGCAGACCAGATCCTGAAAGCCGAGATAGGCATCCATGCGGGCATCAAACGACGTCCCGCTCGACCAGAGCAGGCGACGCACGGTTGTACGTGCATCGGTGAGCACCAACGCGAGGTAAAGATACTCGGCTGCCTGGACAATTGAGATGTTCGCTGCGGCCGCGATTGCCTGAACGCCGAACACGCCAACATGGTTGACGATGACGTTGGCGATGGTCGTGGCGATGAGTTCTCTGCGTAACGGGTGTCGAAGTGAGAGTTGCTCGATTCGTTGGCGCACGGGCAACGGAAAGTACTCCTCGTAGAGACCATCGGTGAGGGGATGGTCAAGTAGTGAACTCTCCATCAGCTGTTGATTGAGGTCCAGCTTGACGTAGGAGATAATGATGGCGAGTTCAGCCCTTGTCAGCTTACGACTCGGGGTGTCGACTGCGGTGATCGATGGATCCGGTAGGCTCTCAACGCTAGGGGCTAACCCAGCGGTATCAACGAGATGCCTCAACAGCCGCGTGATCTCCCCCCATGATCGATCGTACCGCGCCTCGGCCGCTGACAATGCCCAGTTCTGGTACACATTGTCGGCGAGCACTTGCGTCTCAACCTCTGAGACGCACTGTGCAAGTACGTCGTTGCGTTGGTCGACGGTGAGTACTCCCTCCTGGACGAGGGCATCAAGAGCGATCTTGATGTTGACCTCGTGGTCGGATGTGTCGACGCCCGCCGAGTTGTCGATCGAGTCGGTATTGCAGTGACCACCGCTCAGGCAGTACTCGATACGCCCAAGCTGGGTCATGCCAAGGTTGCCTCCTTCGCCGATTACCCTGGCACGCACCTCGTTACCGTTGAGTCGCACCGGGTCGTTCGCCTTATCGGCAACGTCGATGTTAGCCTCGGTCGAGGCCTTAACATAGGTGCCGATGCCTCCATTGAAGAGAAGGTCGACCGGTGCGCCCAGGATGTGCTTTATGAGTTGATTCGGTTCATAGGAGCCAACGGGAATGGCAAGTACCTCGGCGATTTGAGGGGAAATCGTGATGCTCTTGACGCTACGAGGGAAAACACCCCCCCCTTCGGAGATAGCCGATTTGGGATAATCCTCCCAAGTGGTGCCAGCGCCTTGCGAGAAGATTGCGGCGCGGGCCTGCCAAGAGACTTCGGGTTCAGGGTCTGGGTCGAGGAAGATGTGCCGATGATCAAAGGCGGCAACGAGCTTGAGTTGGTGTGATCGTAACATGCCGTTGCCGAACACATCGCCAGAGAGGTCGCCGATGCCGACGACGCGGATCGGCGTTCGCGCGACATCGATGCCAAGCGAGTCAAAGAGATGCTCGACTGAGACCCAGGCACCCTTGGCCGTGATGCCCATTTGCTTGTGATCGAAACCGTGAGACCCACCAGAGGCGAAGGCATCGCCAAGCCAATAGCCACGGCTCACTGCGATCTCGTTAGCGATATCTGAGTAGGTGGCTGTTCCCTTGTCGGCTGCGACGACCAAATAGTGATCCGGGCCGTCATGACATAGCGTCTGTTCAGGAGGTACAATCTTGCCGGCGATGAGATTGTCGGTGAGTGAGAGCAATGTCTCCATGAAGATCCGATATGATCGCTCAATCTTGGCCGCATTGCGACTCTTGGGATCAAGGTCCTTGACGATGAACCCACCCTTGGACCCGACTGGCACGATGACGGCATTTTTGACGGTCTGTGCCTTCATGAGCCCGAGGATTTCCGTTCTGAAGTCCTCCATGCGATCGGAGAAACGGATACCGCCACGAGCCACGGGTCCGCCACGCAGATGGACGGCTTCGGTGGTTTCGTTGCGGAGATAGATCTCGTAGCGTGGTTTTGGATCAGGAAGGAACGTGAGTGGGCGAGGGTCGATTTTGAAGGCCACTGCTTTGCGTTCGGCTTGGAAGAGGTTCGTGCGCAACATGGCTCGAATGAGTTCACTCATGCCGCGAAGTACTTTGTCCTGGTCAAGCGATGAGACCGTTGCCAGTGCTTCATCCAACGAACTCATTAGTCGTCCCTCTGATTCCTCCCGATCCATGTCGGAGATGTCCGGATCAAATCGGTTAAAGAAGAGGCGCACCAACATACGTGCAAGCACGGGTTGGCCGACCAGAGCTTGTTGACAATAGGCCTCTGAGTATCCGAGGTTGGTCAGTCGTAGATAGCTGGCCAAGGCACGCAGCACAGCAATCTCTTCTGGATTCAGATCAGCGGTGATCGCGAGCTGGTTGAGCTGGTCATTCTCTTCATGGCCGAGCCAGATCGCAGCCAGCGACTGCTCAACTCGCTCTCGAACGCGCTCGCTGTTGAGGCGTTCGGCGGATTGATCGTCGTCGACGACAAGGCCGAGGTCGATAATCCAGAGCTCGCGGTTGCCGCTTCGACCACGGTATGGCTGTTCGTCGGAGACCTTGAGGCCAAAGTTCTCGATCACCGGCAAAATTTGCGAGAGAGACAGTCTGTTGCCGAGGAGAATGAGATGAAGGCGAAGGTCGCCGTCGGTGCCGATCAGGAGACGAGTCGAAAGGCGACGATCAGACTCCAACAGTGACGCAATGGCGACCAGGTCAGAGGTGATAAATTCGTCGTTCTCCTCTTGTTGGTAGCTCTCTTCGACCGACTCGGCGACAAGGTCAAGTGCACCAAGCACCTTCGGCAAGAAGTCTGAATCGATCTCTTGGCGCAGTTTGGCACGGATCCGGGCCCGCCACGGGGTAGTTACCCGATCCAGTTCGTCGCGCAACTTATCGAGGCCATCCGGGGTGAGCGAGCCGAGCAGTACGTACTCGAGCACGAGGCGGCGTTCACCATAGAACCGGCCAACCTGCTTGGGGACCCCTTCGCAGTAGATCGACAAGGTATCGTCAATGCGATCTTCAATCCCAAATTCGACGCGATCACCCGGCACCAGCACAAGGAGATGACGTGGGCCAGTCGGCTCTTGACTGAGAAACACCTGCGTGCGAGAGACCTCTTCGACCAGGAGGCCGGCACGCGCGAGCTCAAGAAAATCGTTCATCTGCAGGGCAAGCACGGTATCGATGTTGAGCGAGGTAACGAAGTCCCGTAGGACTCGATAGGAATGACTCGTAGGGAGCAAGTTCAGGCGTTGGCGTGCCGCCTCAAGGCGGGTCGCTACCTCGGGCACCGCTAGCCCTATTGAACCAGTGCGATGCGGCCGAAAGATGCCGACGAAATCGACCTCCCCCTCTGGTGCCTTGAATGAGACGGCGCGCAGTTGCGAAAAGTCAAGAATCTCGGAACGTGCTGGCAGGACCTGGATTCGATAGCTCGTTGTGAGCCCCCGTGGCCACTGCCGATCGATGACGACATCCTCGCGGGTGAGTCCAAGATCGAGGCGAGCGCCTTTCTTTGGACGGCGAATCTCGGCAAAAGGCAAAAAGTGGGAGAATGCAGAGTCGCTGACGGGAGCCTCAGTTTTTCCGTTGATCGGGAACTCCTGATCTTCAACGAGATGGAGAAGGTCTGACAGCATGCGGTCACGGTCACGGTTGAAGTGGTGTAACTGCTGATAGCGTTTGGCAAGGGTTCGCAGTAATTGTTCAGCCTCGACCTTGGTGACTGCGATGGGGATTTGTGCGGCAAAGAACGAAAGCAGGTCCGATGGTTGGGCCGATGAGACATTGCAGCCACAACTTGCGAGATCGGATCGTTCGAGAATTGGGTGGATCGTCGTGAGTCGATCAGACTTCTCTCGAATGGTCTGCAGGAATGTGTCGACGAGGAATTCCATGTCGTTGCTCACGATGGAGATCATCGTTCCTGGAGCTCGCATGGTCGAAAAGACGGATTCCAACTCGGAGAACCCATCGGGCCGACAACGAATCCGCACCACATCAGACCCTCGAACAATCTCCATCACGCATATGTCATCGGTTCCGATGGCATCGAGCGTATGCATCTGCGAGGTCAGTGCGGCGATGACGAAGTCGGTTGAGAAGGCGGTCTCTTCCTCTGGATCGATGTGAGCCGTAAAGAGGCGGGCAAAACCGAGAAAGGCCTTACGCTTCGCAGGCGTCTGAGCCTGAGACTCGAGGTCTCTGAGACGCTCCTTCAAACCGCTAAAGACCGGATTTTTGGCAGGCTTCTTCGATGTAAGTGTCAACTTCGACTCCTTTGTCGAGTAGATCTATGCTCTAACTTAGCGGCTCTAGGCCCACTCATGCAACACCGCGGAGCTTCTCTTTTGATGCCGAGGGCCGTGGCCAGGACTTTCCTGCTCGAATAATCGGCAAAGATCGTGGTCGTCTTAATGGGCTCTTCATGGACTCAGGCATCACGGAGCCCCTCAGTCACCGCTCGGTCAGGTTGTGCGCGGTAGCGCTAGGTTGGAGGGTGTGATAGCGCCAAGCGTTGGTGCTAGCCCTTAGGAATGGAGAAGTAGTATGCGTCGTTCTGTGTACTGGGCGCTTGCATGGCCGTTCTTCCTCGCGTTAGCCTTCTTACTCGCTATCTTGATCGGATTGGTAGCGCTGGATCTGTTGAGCTTTGCATATCGACGGATTGGTATCGCTCCCGGTTGGCTGCTGCTCACGCTCGTTGGCACCATTGTCGGGAGTTTTATCAACGTCCCTGTGGCCCGCGTTCACAACCCAGTCGAGCAGCCCATCGAGCGCTCGATCAGCTTTCTTGGTATCCGTTATGTAATACCGACGCCGCCGCGTCCTAGCGAGACGACGATTGCGGTCAACCTCGGTGGAGCCGTAATCCCGACGATGTTATCGGTATATCTTGCGGTTCATGATCATTTGGAGTTGCTCGCACTCATCGGAGTGGCAATTGCAGCAGTAGTGGTCCGTTTCGTCGCCCGTCCTATACGAGGTGTGGGGATCGCGGTGCCGATTGTCTTACCGGCCCTTGTCGCCGTGATCCTCGCGTCACTGCTCACCGTTCACTATCTCGCAGCGCTCGCCTATATTATCGGGGTCATGGGGGTACTCGTCGGTGCTGATTTGTCGAATCTCAACAAAACACGATCCCTCGGTGCGTCGATCGTCTCAATCGGTGGGGCAGGAACATTTGACGGCATTTTCCTCACAGGTCTCCTGGCCGTCTTGCTTGCCTCAATCTGATCGAGATGATGTGGTGCTGTGCTAATCACTGACCCTTAGCGCACGCGAGTAATCGTTGTGGTGCTGCGCCGGGGACGACATCATTGCCCTTGACTCAGGGAGTAGCCCGGGACTCCATCGAAGGCGAACAGTCCTTCGGTTTTGATGAACGGCAACCCAGCGGCGTCGAGCCGACGAAGCTGATCGATAAGGTCCGCGGTTGTGAGAACGGTCGATGGATCGGCCGCCTGAAACCGACAACGCCAGTGGTCGACACAGAAGGTCTCGGCTGCTCCATCTGGATACACCTTCTGGCCGCGGTTGCTGATCATGATCAGCCCCATATGGGGGTTGAGATTTGCCTCGATCATGTGACCGAGTTCGTCAGCGCTACCTCGCCATTCGAGGAAGATGTCGATCCCCGCAATGGTCTTGACCTCGATTGGACGATCCGTTACCGTAACGGCGATTGGCTCTTCCGTATCTGGATAGTGAACAGGTGTGAGCTGTTGAGGAGCCTCTCCAAGTCGTTCGATTACCGACTTTGCAAATTCTG
The Ferrimicrobium sp. genome window above contains:
- a CDS encoding APC family permease; its protein translation is MQTSKPAEGGRLRREMSYIDLSFAGLGAIIGSGWLFGVLYAANYAGPAAILAWIIAAVIVVFIALVYAELSGMLPEAGGITRFPHFTHGSLAGFIMSWGAFLGYAAVPAIEAEAVVQYAEHYITSFQNNKTLDFVVEAIILLVFYAINIYGVKVFAKINSVVTFLKFITPTLTIIVILFVAKHWGNYTATTAHGSGFMPYGTAGVFIAVSSGGIIFSLLGFRQAVDMAGEAKNPQRDVPRAILTAILLGALVYTLVQVVFIAALPPNAIAKGWAALAYTSPFAQVATIIGLGWLASILYADAVLSPSGTGLVYLSSGGRVVLGSARNNYLGNKFRGISERFGVPIWAMSITVLFAIIFLLPFPSWQSLVGVISSATAFTYVMGPVSLAVFRKYHNDKHRPFRLGGAKVFGVLAFIGGTLIIYWSGWAVDWKLVVGILGGTVVYLIASWLGAPVQKITSEDWRSGIWLPIYLLAMLAIAYFGAARFGAPYNNHKGFIHYPYDIVVDIVIALVFYAWAVASGRNSTDAEQAFQRAAELRREVQGGEASLAD
- a CDS encoding NAD-glutamate dehydrogenase, translating into MTLTSKKPAKNPVFSGLKERLRDLESQAQTPAKRKAFLGFARLFTAHIDPEEETAFSTDFVIAALTSQMHTLDAIGTDDICVMEIVRGSDVVRIRCRPDGFSELESVFSTMRAPGTMISIVSNDMEFLVDTFLQTIREKSDRLTTIHPILERSDLASCGCNVSSAQPSDLLSFFAAQIPIAVTKVEAEQLLRTLAKRYQQLHHFNRDRDRMLSDLLHLVEDQEFPINGKTEAPVSDSAFSHFLPFAEIRRPKKGARLDLGLTREDVVIDRQWPRGLTTSYRIQVLPARSEILDFSQLRAVSFKAPEGEVDFVGIFRPHRTGSIGLAVPEVATRLEAARQRLNLLPTSHSYRVLRDFVTSLNIDTVLALQMNDFLELARAGLLVEEVSRTQVFLSQEPTGPRHLLVLVPGDRVEFGIEDRIDDTLSIYCEGVPKQVGRFYGERRLVLEYVLLGSLTPDGLDKLRDELDRVTTPWRARIRAKLRQEIDSDFLPKVLGALDLVAESVEESYQQEENDEFITSDLVAIASLLESDRRLSTRLLIGTDGDLRLHLILLGNRLSLSQILPVIENFGLKVSDEQPYRGRSGNRELWIIDLGLVVDDDQSAERLNSERVRERVEQSLAAIWLGHEENDQLNQLAITADLNPEEIAVLRALASYLRLTNLGYSEAYCQQALVGQPVLARMLVRLFFNRFDPDISDMDREESEGRLMSSLDEALATVSSLDQDKVLRGMSELIRAMLRTNLFQAERKAVAFKIDPRPLTFLPDPKPRYEIYLRNETTEAVHLRGGPVARGGIRFSDRMEDFRTEILGLMKAQTVKNAVIVPVGSKGGFIVKDLDPKSRNAAKIERSYRIFMETLLSLTDNLIAGKIVPPEQTLCHDGPDHYLVVAADKGTATYSDIANEIAVSRGYWLGDAFASGGSHGFDHKQMGITAKGAWVSVEHLFDSLGIDVARTPIRVVGIGDLSGDVFGNGMLRSHQLKLVAAFDHRHIFLDPDPEPEVSWQARAAIFSQGAGTTWEDYPKSAISEGGGVFPRSVKSITISPQIAEVLAIPVGSYEPNQLIKHILGAPVDLLFNGGIGTYVKASTEANIDVADKANDPVRLNGNEVRARVIGEGGNLGMTQLGRIEYCLSGGHCNTDSIDNSAGVDTSDHEVNIKIALDALVQEGVLTVDQRNDVLAQCVSEVETQVLADNVYQNWALSAAEARYDRSWGEITRLLRHLVDTAGLAPSVESLPDPSITAVDTPSRKLTRAELAIIISYVKLDLNQQLMESSLLDHPLTDGLYEEYFPLPVRQRIEQLSLRHPLRRELIATTIANVIVNHVGVFGVQAIAAAANISIVQAAEYLYLALVLTDARTTVRRLLWSSGTSFDARMDAYLGFQDLVCTSALELRLVLSQPDKLFDTDNLSQLVTQVKTVARDLSAREELPTSWLQRREHLAQAEIDQQAIDLLVPGRALALYLSLLVDQANSIDDLEGFVESLYQLELDSGIATTRELLTAASTSDLSSVLAQQQVQDRLNNLSRTLYQGQPLDDGITTAVNKVAENLRKGEMLQALLESLKF
- the bluB gene encoding 5,6-dimethylbenzimidazole synthase → MDQAGFYDVIFGRRDVRGQFNGEPLNPEVLGRILTAAHAAPSVGMSQPWDFVLVEALPTRQAFHEHVQSERTIFEASLDDEARKRFSRIKIEGILDASLGIVVTYDPERGSPHVLGRHAIADAGLYSVCLAIENLWLAATAEEVGVGWVSFYREEFLAELIGLPAGLRPVAWLCVGPVTHFEKVPDLERFQWQARRPLEPHLFVDRFGTPLNDSELIALPTKLMASD
- a CDS encoding DUF1614 domain-containing protein translates to MRRSVYWALAWPFFLALAFLLAILIGLVALDLLSFAYRRIGIAPGWLLLTLVGTIVGSFINVPVARVHNPVEQPIERSISFLGIRYVIPTPPRPSETTIAVNLGGAVIPTMLSVYLAVHDHLELLALIGVAIAAVVVRFVARPIRGVGIAVPIVLPALVAVILASLLTVHYLAALAYIIGVMGVLVGADLSNLNKTRSLGASIVSIGGAGTFDGIFLTGLLAVLLASI